The Caldicellulosiruptor acetigenus DNA window GGAGAGGATATAATCATAAAAGTCATAAGCATAGAAAAGGACTGTGTAAAACTTGGCATTGAAGCTCCAAAAAATGTCAAGGTTTTACGATATGAGCTGCTTCAAGAAGTAAAGAGCGAAAATGTTGAAGCGTTGCATGGAAGAGAGAGACTCAACAAAATTAAAGATTTAAAAGAGATTTTGTCTGATGAGCAAGGATGAAATTGTAAAATTTAAAAATGTTAGAGGACCACTAAAGGCAGGAACAAGACCTGCCTTTTTATTTTTGGTGGGATAATTTTATAAGGATAGACTCAAAAATTTAAAGTATACTTTAAAAAATTAGCTTAAAAATATAAAGTATACTTTATATTTTTGGGCTAAAAATTTAAAGCATACTTTATAAAATGCAAAAAGATTTTGAAAGCAAAACCAAAAATATATATATCTGATCCTGCTATTAGAAATGCAGTTTTGATGATAGACAATCTCTTCACCGACAGCAAAGAACTTGGAATTACAGTTGAAACAGCCATTTTTAAGCATGTATATAACTTTTACAGCGAAGCAAATGCAAAGATAGGTTATTTTAGAAAATCAACTGATAATCAAAAAGAGATTGATATAGTTGTTGAGTTTCCAAATGGGAAAAGCCTGATTGAGGTAAAATTTAGAGAGGATAGCACACTTCCTGAGAGTGATGCAATTGTGGAGATGTGCCAAAAAGAAAAAGATATAATCTCAGCAATGCTTATTACAAAGAGAGCAGAAGATTATGAAAAGGCCGAAGTTTCAGCAAAAGTTCCAATAATAAAGATTCCTGCTTTTGTGTTTATGTATTTGTTTGGGAGAAGGTAATTAAGAGTGTTATTTTGTAAATTTTGTGGGTAATAAATGTATCAAAGAATAAAAAATGAGGTGGTGTTTCTGGTGGGAGCAAATATTTCATTAGGCGATATTGTTTATTGGTTTTTTCAGATTAAACGGTTGTTTTACAATACAAAACTTTATCGTGCATAACGAAAGGAATGCGGTACAAGAGACCGAAGTCGACCTTTTAGCTGTTAGATTTCCAGGTAGGAAAGAATTAGATATGCGCGACCATCCTATCTTCTCAAATCAAAAGGTGCAGTTATTTATTGTTGAAGGAAAATTGAATGAATGTTCGTTTAACTCTGCGACAAAACGAAATTTCGATGAAATTTTGCGACGAGTGGGTTTTGTTCAGGATGAAGAGGCAGAGAAGGTTAAAGAATGTCTGAATGCTAACGGGAAATGGGAAGATGATAAAAGATATATAGAATTAATTTTAGTCACGAAGAATAGAAATAATAAGAATAGAAATCATATAAATGACATAGGAAGACATCTTTCATTAAAAGACGATATCTTACCGTTTATTTATCAAAGATTTCGACAATATCACGAACAAAAAAAACAGCATAGGCAATGGCCCAAATCTGGCAAGTTATTATTCAGACTGGCATCAAAGCTTGATGAAAATGCTTTTATTGAAGAGATCTTACTAAATGTTGTAGCAGAGTAATTAGAAATTTTTTTGAATTTGAGCTAAACTACAAAAACTATTTCACCGATATATATATTGAAAACAAAACAAAGCTTCACAGGGACGTGAAGCCAAAAAATTAAATTCAGGGAGGATGTTGTTAAGATGCGTATTAATAATAACATTATGGCTATGAACACTTACAGACAGATGGGAATTAACAATACTCAGTTGGCTAAATCAGTTGAAAAACTTTCATCAGGTTTGAGAATCAACAGAGCAGGCGATGATGCAGCAGGTCTCTCAATTTCAGAAAAGATGAGAGCTCAAATTAGAGGTTTGCAACAGGCTTCGAGAAATGCTCAAGATGGTATTTCAATGATTCAAACAGCTGAGGGTGCTTTAAACGAAGTGCATTCTATTTTACAAAGAATGAGAGAATTGGCAGTCCAAGCAGCAAATGATACGAACGTAACAGTTGATAGAAAAGCTTTAGATGATGAATTTCAACAATTAATATCGGAAATTGAAAGAATTGCAAATAATACTCAGTTTAATGAACAAGATATTCTTAAAGCTGATTTTACAGCTAATATTCAAGTGGGAGCTAACAAGAGTCAGGTTATAACACTAAGTTGGAGAAAACAAAAGGCAAGTTCATTAGGTGAAGATCAGATTACTTTATTGAAATACAAGGTTGCTTCGGGGGTAAGTATAGCTTTAACCATCAGTACCTATTCTAAAGCTCAAATTTCTATTTCTGCAATTAATCAAGCTATTGTATCAGTATCTAAATCACGCTCTAAAATGGGAGCATTGCAGAACAGACTTGAACATACAATTGCAAACTTGGATAATGCAGCTGAAAACTTGCAAGCAGCAGAGTCAAGAATTAGAGATGTCGATATGGCAAAAGAAATGATGAATTTCACAAAACTTAACATTTTGAATCAGGCTGCGACAGCTATGCTTGCACAAGCAAATCAACTTCCACAGGCTGTTTTGCAGTTACTCAGATAGTTAGCGATGAGTTTGCTTAGGAAAGGAGAGATAGGCTGATACTTTTTTAAATAAAGTATCAGCCTATTTTTTAACATAATGTTGTTATGTTGCTAAGTAGTATTGAAATCTAAAGAAAAGGAAAGGAATAATGAATTATGAAAGAAATTAAAGCAATCATTAAAGATAAGATAGATCAAGTTGTTGAATGTTTTCGTACTCAGAATGAGGGAAAAGCATACTCAGCTTTAATAGAATTGATTGATATACTAATCACGTATTATAATGAAAATAAGGAAGAAGAAGATATAGAGACATTACAAGAACTTTTAAAAGCAATAGAAAATAGAGATATGGTTTTAATTGCAGATATACTGGAGTATGAGCTAAAAGATAAGTTTTGATGCTATTAAATCAAATGAAGGTGAAATAGGAAGATGACATTGTGCGACTGCAATTTACAATATTTAAAAAATGCATATAAAGAGATTTACAATTTAATAATGAAAATAGGTAAGAATGAAAGTGTGATGAATAGTGTTACTGTTGAAAAAGCAAAAAACGGAGACTTAACTTTGAAATATTATGATGGGAGTAATTTTTATTATATCCATAGCAATTATAACCCTCGAAAAGAAGCAGAAAAATTTATAGGACAAAATATTATTAATGATATCGAATATTATATTGTATTTGGATTTGGATTAGGTTATCATGTGGTAGAACTTCTAAAATATGAATTTGTGAAAAATGTTTTTGTATTCGAGTTTAATAATGAAATTTTCTTAAATGCTTTGAAAACAATAAAAATTGCTTCTATTTTGGAAGATGAGAGAGTACATTTTTTCTTGATTGAAAATATAGAGGTCTTTAATAGGTGTTTGCAAAACATATTAAATAGGATACCGATAGATAATTACAAGATAATTTATCACGAACCTTTAATCAGATCTATACCACCAAAGATGAAAAACATAAGAGATCTGCTATTAGAATTTAAAATATTAGATTCAACTTTTAATAATAATGAAAATTATAATATTCTCAAAGATAATTTTGAAAGCAATATTTTGACTTATGATAAACCCATTAATGAACTTTTTAATTGCTATAGGAATGTGCCTGCAATAATAATTGCCGCTGGACCATCATTAGAAGAAAATATTGAAAAAATTAGAAAATTAAGAAGTGATATAATAGTAATTGCAGTTTCAAGGGTTTCAAAAAATCTACTACAGAATGGAATAATTCCAGATTACATTGCGGTAAGTGATCCATTTCCAATTGTGCAAGAACATTTAACCAATATAAGTAGCAAATTCAATATTCCACTTGTAGCTCTTTCAACTGCGTATAAAGGAGTTATAAATGAATGGAGTAGTACTAAATACCTTGCATTCCAAAAAAATTTTAATTTAGCTGAAGAATATGCTAAAGGAAATTCATTAGAAACATTAGAAGTGGGAGGTTCGGTTTCTACATTAGCGGTTGAAGTAGCAATTAAATTTGGATGTAATCCTATAATATTTGTAGGATTGGATTTGGCATTTACTGGCAATAAAGTACATGCTTTTGAAGGTTCTGTGATTCACAATTATAATAATTTAATAGAAACAACAAATTATTTAGGTGAAAAAATTTATACAAATCATAGTTTAAATATATTTAGAAGAGGGATAGAAAGAAAGATAGAAAATAACAAGCATATAACTTTTATTAATACATCTTTAAGAGGAGCCAAAATTGAGGGAACTATACCAATGCATCTAGACGAAATTATTAAATTGCTATAATTCACCTTAACTTTACTTAAAAATATGTGAGGTTATCAAGAATGAATGTAAAGGTAAAAAATATCTCAGTAGATAGAGGCATAAAAATAATCGAAGCATTGAAGATATTAAATGATACAGGAAAGGGTATTTTATTAGTAATAGATGAAAATGAAAAATTAATAGGGACTTTGACAGACGGTGATATTAGAAGGGCATTATTGAAAGGTTACAAGTTAGAAGATAAGATAGAGGATATTGTCCACTATAATCCTGTTATTGCCTCTAAGGAGTTGAATAATGAGGAATTAAAAGAATTATTTATAAAAAAAGCTGTAAAGCAAATCCCTATTGTTGATGAAGAGTCTCGAGTTGTAGACCTAATTTCAATTGAAGAAATATTGATTCCAAAAGGAAAAGAAAATATAGTGTTTATTTTAGCAGGTGGGAAAGGAACAAGACTGAGAGAATTGACAAAAGAAATTCCTAAACCCATGCTAAAAGTTGGTAATGAACCTCTTCTCCATCATATTATTAATAGTTTTAAGCAATATGGATTTTATAGATTTATAATCTCGGTTAATTATAAGTCGGAAATAATTGAAAATTATTTCCAGAATGGATATTTGCATGGAGTTAAAATTGATTATATAAAAGAGACAAAACCATTGGGGACAGCTGGGAGTATAAGATTGGCAAAGGAGCTTATCGATGGACCTTTTTATGTTGTTAATGGTGATGTATATACTACACTCAATTTTGAAAGAATGTTAAATTATCATTTAGAACAAGGCTTTGATATAACAGTAGGTGTGAAGAATTTTCAATATCAAATTCCTTATGGTGTAGTAGAAAGTAAGGATAAAGAAATTATAGATATAGTTGAGAAGCCAATTATTAATTACTTAATTAACGCTGGTATCTACTGTTTAAATCCAAATGTGATTGATTTTATACCTTTTGATGAATATTTTGAAATAACTGATTTAATCAAAAGATGCATATTAGGAGGCAAAAGAGTTGGATATTATGAAATTAATGAATATTGGGTAGACATAGGTCAAGTAGAAGATTATTATAAAATAAATGAAGACTTTAAAAGTAATAAAGTAGGTGAAAAAAGTGATAGAGAATGAAGAGATTGTAGCCATTATTCCAGCTCGAGGAGGTTCAAAAGGGATAAAAAATAAAAACATCAAGTTGTTAGCAGGAAAACCTCTCATTAGTTATACCATTGAGGAAGCATGTAAAAGTAAATATATTGATAGGGTTATAGTTTCAACAGATGATGAACAGATTGCAGAAGTTAGTTTAAAATATGGTGCTGAAGTGCCGTTTCTGAGACCTAAGGAATTGGCACAGGATGATACACCGGGGATTGAACCAATATTGCATGCTATAAAATGGTTAGAAGAGAAAGAAAATTATAAGCCCAAATATGTTATGTGTCTGCAATGTACATCACCATTGAGGAGAGTGTATCACATTGACGAAGCTCTTGAGATGATAAAAGAAAAGCAAGCTCCGGCTTTAGTAAGTGTGTGTGAGAGTGAGGTTAATCCTTATTGGATGAAGGTTATGGATGAAAACAACAGACTTATAGATTTTATAAAAACCAATACTAACTTCTATAGAAGACAAGATTTACCAACAATATTTCGGTTAAATGGTGCTATATATGTAGCAGAAAGAGAAATATTGCTTGAAAGGAAAACATGGTTTTTAGAAGAGACTATAGGGTATATAATGGATAGATATTCTTCTATCGACATTGATGATATGATGGATTTTAATTTTGCTGAGTTTTTGATAAAAAAGGAGAGAGAAAGCATATGAACAATTATTTTGATAAAAGTAAGTGCTTTATTATAGCAGAAGCAGGAGTAAACCATAATGGAGACATAAATATTGCGAAAAAACTTATAGATGTAGCTTTTGAAGCGGGAGCTGATGCAATAAAATTTCAAACTTTCAAGTCAGAAAACCTTGTAACCAAGGATGCTCCTAAAGCTCCCTATCAGGAAAGTTTAACATGGTATGGTACACAGTTTGAAATGCTTAAGAAATTAGAGTTATCTTATGATGATTATAAGATATTAAAGCGGTATTGTGATGAAAAAGGAATAATATTTATATCAACTCCATTTGATTTTGAAAGTGTAGATTTGCTTGAAAAACTCGATGTGCCCTTATATAAGGTAAGTTCAGGAGATTTGACAAATTTACCTTTATTAAAATATATTGCTAGATTTAATAAACCTGTAATAATATCAACGGGCATGGCAAACTTAGGTGAAGTTGAAATGGCAGTGAATACAATAAAGAAATGTGGAAATGGCAATATTGCATTATTACACTGTACTTCAAGTTATCCGACAGATTATGGAGATGTAAATTTAACAGCTATGTTAACTTTGAAAAATGCATTCAAGCTTCCTGTAGGATATTCAGACCACACTACAGGTATAGAAGTTGCTATAGCTGCTGTTGCAATGGGAGCAGTAATTATAGAGAAGCATTTTACATTAGACAAAAACTTGAAAGGACCAGACCATAGATTTTCTCTTACTCCCGATGAATTAAAAGCTTTTATAAAAAGTATAAGAAATGTAGAAATGGCATTGGGAGATGGTATAAAAAGATGTCTTGAAAGTGAAAAAGAAAATAAATTCTTTTCTAGAAAAAGTATAGTAGCTAAGAGAACAATTAAGAAGGGTGAAAGAATAGAAGCTGATATGGTAGATTTTAAGAGACCCGAAAAGGGATTACCTCCAACTATGCTTGAATATATTTTGGGCAAAAGAGCTGTATGTGATATAGAAAAGGATACTTTTATTGATTTTGATAAAATAGGGTGATTTTAATGGAGAAGAATAAATGCATATTTTTGGATAGAGATGGGACAATTAATGTCTATAAAGGATTGATAAGTAGGCCTGAGGATTTAGAATTAGAAAAAAATGCTGCTGAGGCTATTAAAATGATAAATGAAAGTGAATATTTATGTATAGTTGTTTCTAATCAACCCGTTGTAGCAAAAAATTTGTGTAGTCTAGAGGAATTATGGAGAATCAATGATAGATTAAGAAAATTGTTAGAAGAAAAAGGGGCCTATTTAGATGACATATTTGTATGTCCCCATCATCCTGATAAAGGTTATCCTGGAGAGAATACTGAATTTAAAATTAGGTGTAATTGTCGAAAACCAGATATAGGAATGATTGAAATGGCACGACAGAAATATAATATTGATTTGTCTAAGTCATATATAATAGGAGACAGTACAATTGATATACAAACAGGTATCAATTGTAATATGAAAACTATACTTGTAAAAACCGGTTTAGGAGGTTCTGATAAAATTTATAGAGTGTGTCCAGATTATATAGCTAATAATCTTTATGAGGCAGTAAATTTAATTTTAGGAGATAAACCTAAATGGAATTATTAAGGCAGAATGGGTGGAGTTCCTCTCAAAGAATAAGTGTAATTTTATGTTATTGCCTAATATGATGGCCCTACTTTTGGAAGTTTGTGAGGCAAAGTAAATTGAAAATAAAAATTAAAATTTAATTCCAATATTACGCACTATTCAATTATAAAAATTTATGTGAGGTAACTACTATGAAAGTTTTAGTTGAAGGTATAGGTAGTATGGTTTTTGGATCTCAATTAAAGTATTATAATGAGTTGAATTGGCAACTTATAGGTATCGATATTACTAACAAATCCTTTGGTCTTTACAAGGTATTAAAGCCATATATTGTTCCTAAATATTCTGATAAAAGATGCTTTGAGGTAATAGAAGAGATAATTAGCAAAGAAAAAGTTGATTTAGTATTTTGTACTGTTGATGAAGGGTTACTTGAATGGAGTAAGCGAAAGGAATATTTTAAAAAGAAATACAATACAAATGTTGTTATATCAGATAAAGAAGTAATAGAAATTTGTGTAGATAAGTGGAAAACATATATTTTTTTGAAGAAAATGGTATACCCACACCGAAAACTTCTTTAAAAAGTGATTATGATTTAATTAAACCCAGATTTGGCAGGGGCAGTAAAGGGATTTACTACAAAAATGTTTTACCAGAGGATTTTGATATGAATGGATATATTTCTCAAGAATTAGTTAAAGGTGAAGAATATACAATTGATGTATTATGTGATTTAGGATCAAATCCTATATATATTATTCCAAGAAAAAGAATTGAAACTGAATCGGGTGTATCTACCAAGAGTGTTACAGTATACGATGAACAAATAATAGAGTATACTAAATTTATTGTTTCTAAGCTGAAGCCTATTGGAATTATAAATATACAATGTTTTAAAGATAAGGATAAGTTGAATTTTATTGAGATAAATCCTAGAATGGCAGGTGGAATTTCTTTATCATTTGCTTCTTCTGATAATTGGTTTAAGGCTATAGAGTGTTTCTTTTATAATAAAGAATATGTTCCCAAGAAGGTTATTTATAGTAACTACATGTTTAGATTTTATAATGATTTAATTATTCATGAAAGTAACCTTTTACAAGAATAAAGTAGAAATTATGGTTATAAAGTGTTATAAGTTTATTAACTTTATCAACTATGATTATGTGATTAAACGATATTAGGAAATAATATATAATATAAATGTTAGCAAGGGAATGATTTACAATGAAAAAGATATTAGCAGTTAC harbors:
- a CDS encoding D-glycero-alpha-D-manno-heptose-1,7-bisphosphate 7-phosphatase → MEKNKCIFLDRDGTINVYKGLISRPEDLELEKNAAEAIKMINESEYLCIVVSNQPVVAKNLCSLEELWRINDRLRKLLEEKGAYLDDIFVCPHHPDKGYPGENTEFKIRCNCRKPDIGMIEMARQKYNIDLSKSYIIGDSTIDIQTGINCNMKTILVKTGLGGSDKIYRVCPDYIANNLYEAVNLILGDKPKWNY
- a CDS encoding cytidylyltransferase domain-containing protein, with amino-acid sequence MIENEEIVAIIPARGGSKGIKNKNIKLLAGKPLISYTIEEACKSKYIDRVIVSTDDEQIAEVSLKYGAEVPFLRPKELAQDDTPGIEPILHAIKWLEEKENYKPKYVMCLQCTSPLRRVYHIDEALEMIKEKQAPALVSVCESEVNPYWMKVMDENNRLIDFIKTNTNFYRRQDLPTIFRLNGAIYVAEREILLERKTWFLEETIGYIMDRYSSIDIDDMMDFNFAEFLIKKERESI
- a CDS encoding ATP-grasp domain-containing protein, with the translated sequence MENIYFFEENGIPTPKTSLKSDYDLIKPRFGRGSKGIYYKNVLPEDFDMNGYISQELVKGEEYTIDVLCDLGSNPIYIIPRKRIETESGVSTKSVTVYDEQIIEYTKFIVSKLKPIGIINIQCFKDKDKLNFIEINPRMAGGISLSFASSDNWFKAIECFFYNKEYVPKKVIYSNYMFRFYNDLIIHESNLLQE
- a CDS encoding flagellin gives rise to the protein MRINNNIMAMNTYRQMGINNTQLAKSVEKLSSGLRINRAGDDAAGLSISEKMRAQIRGLQQASRNAQDGISMIQTAEGALNEVHSILQRMRELAVQAANDTNVTVDRKALDDEFQQLISEIERIANNTQFNEQDILKADFTANIQVGANKSQVITLSWRKQKASSLGEDQITLLKYKVASGVSIALTISTYSKAQISISAINQAIVSVSKSRSKMGALQNRLEHTIANLDNAAENLQAAESRIRDVDMAKEMMNFTKLNILNQAATAMLAQANQLPQAVLQLLR
- a CDS encoding motility associated factor glycosyltransferase family protein, coding for MTLCDCNLQYLKNAYKEIYNLIMKIGKNESVMNSVTVEKAKNGDLTLKYYDGSNFYYIHSNYNPRKEAEKFIGQNIINDIEYYIVFGFGLGYHVVELLKYEFVKNVFVFEFNNEIFLNALKTIKIASILEDERVHFFLIENIEVFNRCLQNILNRIPIDNYKIIYHEPLIRSIPPKMKNIRDLLLEFKILDSTFNNNENYNILKDNFESNILTYDKPINELFNCYRNVPAIIIAAGPSLEENIEKIRKLRSDIIVIAVSRVSKNLLQNGIIPDYIAVSDPFPIVQEHLTNISSKFNIPLVALSTAYKGVINEWSSTKYLAFQKNFNLAEEYAKGNSLETLEVGGSVSTLAVEVAIKFGCNPIIFVGLDLAFTGNKVHAFEGSVIHNYNNLIETTNYLGEKIYTNHSLNIFRRGIERKIENNKHITFINTSLRGAKIEGTIPMHLDEIIKLL
- a CDS encoding nucleotidyltransferase family protein — protein: MNVKVKNISVDRGIKIIEALKILNDTGKGILLVIDENEKLIGTLTDGDIRRALLKGYKLEDKIEDIVHYNPVIASKELNNEELKELFIKKAVKQIPIVDEESRVVDLISIEEILIPKGKENIVFILAGGKGTRLRELTKEIPKPMLKVGNEPLLHHIINSFKQYGFYRFIISVNYKSEIIENYFQNGYLHGVKIDYIKETKPLGTAGSIRLAKELIDGPFYVVNGDVYTTLNFERMLNYHLEQGFDITVGVKNFQYQIPYGVVESKDKEIIDIVEKPIINYLINAGIYCLNPNVIDFIPFDEYFEITDLIKRCILGGKRVGYYEINEYWVDIGQVEDYYKINEDFKSNKVGEKSDRE
- the neuB gene encoding N-acetylneuraminate synthase, translated to MNNYFDKSKCFIIAEAGVNHNGDINIAKKLIDVAFEAGADAIKFQTFKSENLVTKDAPKAPYQESLTWYGTQFEMLKKLELSYDDYKILKRYCDEKGIIFISTPFDFESVDLLEKLDVPLYKVSSGDLTNLPLLKYIARFNKPVIISTGMANLGEVEMAVNTIKKCGNGNIALLHCTSSYPTDYGDVNLTAMLTLKNAFKLPVGYSDHTTGIEVAIAAVAMGAVIIEKHFTLDKNLKGPDHRFSLTPDELKAFIKSIRNVEMALGDGIKRCLESEKENKFFSRKSIVAKRTIKKGERIEADMVDFKRPEKGLPPTMLEYILGKRAVCDIEKDTFIDFDKIG
- the csrA gene encoding carbon storage regulator CsrA, encoding MLVLSRKVGDQILIGEDIIIKVISIEKDCVKLGIEAPKNVKVLRYELLQEVKSENVEALHGRERLNKIKDLKEILSDEQG
- a CDS encoding DUF4143 domain-containing protein, which encodes MKCKKILKAKPKIYISDPAIRNAVLMIDNLFTDSKELGITVETAIFKHVYNFYSEANAKIGYFRKSTDNQKEIDIVVEFPNGKSLIEVKFREDSTLPESDAIVEMCQKEKDIISAMLITKRAEDYEKAEVSAKVPIIKIPAFVFMYLFGRR